The Vagococcus penaei genome includes the window ACGCCGTTGTTATCGGTTGTAGCGAAAAGAACTCATTTAACACCAAGCTATGAAAGTGGCTCGCAATACCGTTTGAACCAAGATTATTTTAAACGAGTTGAAGCAATGGAGTTTGCTGTGCGCTATGATGATGGCAAAGAAGCTAAAGGTTTTTTAAAAGCAGATATCGTAATTCTAGGTGTATCACGTACATCAAAAACACCATTAAGTATGTACTTAGCTAATAAGTCCTATAAAGTAGCTAACTTGCCCCTTATTCCTGAAGTTTCTTTACCAAAAGAAATTGATGAACTTGAAGGGAAAGTCGTGATTGGTCTAACAGCTAATGCTAATTACTTAATGAGTGTCCGCCAATCGCGTTTAGCATCATTGGGTTTACAAGGAACATCGTCTTATGTTGAACTAGAACGAATTAAAGCAGAGTTGGCTTATGCACGTGATGTTTTCGAAAAAACAGGCGCTTATGTTATTGATGTAACTAACCAGTCAATAGAAGAAACAGCACAACAAATTATGACGTATGCTACTAGTCAACAATTAAAATTAAAAGCTTAATTGTAGAATCAAGTTAGCCATCCTATAATAATAGAAAAACACCATGGTAAAAAATTCGTGTATCATTGAAGTGTCTACCCAACAACGAAAGGAATTTTTATCATGGTGCAAACTAAGAATAACACAAAAAAATCAAGCTACAAATATCTTTCCTTTGAGGAAAGACAACTTATCGAATTTTGGCACAAAGATGGGATTTCAAATAGAGAAATAGGCTTACGATTAGGACGCCATCATCAAACCATTGCTAATGAGCTAAGTCGTGGTACGGTGACTCAAATTAAAGAAAATAAAAAGACCAAATCAATCTACTTTGCTGATACAGGACAGGCTAAATACATAGAAAACAGAAAACGTTGTGGTTCCAAATCTATGCTTGTTCATGCTGTTGATTTTATTAATTATGCCTGTAAACAAATTATAGACTTTAATTGGTCACCAGATGTAATTGTTGGTTTCATCAAGTCCTTAGGAACTTGGGATAAACCTCTTGTTTCTACTAAGACTCATTATAACCATATTGATAAAGGTTTTTTACTAGTCAGAAATCATTACCTCAAGATGAAAGTTAGACTATCACCTAAAAAGAAAAGAAGTGGTAAGCATAAAAAGTCTCTCGGGAAATCAATTGATGAAAGACCTAATCATGTTGATTATAGAGAAGAATTTGGTCATTGGGAAATAGATAGTGTCATTGGTTCAAAATCTAAAGATGATAATGCTCTATTGACACTTGTTGAAAGAAAAACTCGCTACATGATTACTATATGTTTTAGATGATCATACAGAAGAATCAGTTAGTTACGCTATTAAAAAGTTAAAATCTGAGTTCGGACGTACTAGATTTAGTGACATATTTCAATCAATTACTGCTGATAATGGCAGTGAATTTAGCTCACTTCATGATACTCTACAGCAAATAACCGATATCTACTTTGCACACCCTTATTCATCTTGGGAACGAGGAATAAACGAAAGACATAATGGTTTATTAAGGCAATTTGTTCCGAAAGGAACGCCTATCTATAACTACTCAAAGGAATTCATTCAACTAGCTACTGAAAAGGTTAATCTTTTACCACGTAAACTTTTAAACTATAGACAACCAGCAACATTATTTTTAGAAGAAATTCAAAATCTTAAGGTTAACACATGTTGGTAAGGATGGATTTTAATAGAATAATACTAAAATTTAGATATTTTTACCAAGGTAGCTAACTTAATGTTGCAATTTAGATTTATAATTTTTTTAATTAATATAAATAAAATATTGCTTTCAATATAACTTAAAAATATTTTCAATGATGCTTTTTAGTTTAATAATTTTTTAGGTATATTATTCCTTTTTGACGCAATATCTTGAATGAACATTTCATCAATTTCATTGAAATCTATTCTTTTATAGGTCTGTTGTAAAGGTTCCATTAAAGTCATTTTAGGGTAAATTTATCTTAATACAAACTAGGTGGAACAAAGATGATTCATTTTAAAGACAAAAAGTTTCAGGAAGATATCATTATTGTCACTGTAGGTTACTATTTTCGGTCATACAATCATTTATAGTTGGATGCAAGAGTATGGAAAGATAATAACGTTTGGAATAAGAAGAAAAATAAACAGATTCTTTACTCATGAGAAATGGACAAAACTTACATTAAAATTAAATGTAAAAAAATAGTTAAATAATTATTTAACTGTCAGGTTACCATAATCCCTATTTAACCAAACAGCACGATTCAGAACACAACATTGTGAATCTCAACTGGTATAGCTAAAATCAATCTAAAGAAGCCCTAGAAATAAGGTTTCTTTTTTTGGAAGATAGTGAAATGGATAGGCTACACTTGACTAGACAGAAAAAATAAGGTGTGATGAGAATAAGAAAACACACTGGAGGAAATGTCATGTTAGAACGTAAACCAAGAAGAACTTTTACCAAAGAATTTAAACAACAAATGGTAGATCTTTACCAATCAGGAAAACCTAGAATAGATATTATTCGTGACTATGAGTTAACTCCTTCAACTTTTGATAGGTGGGTAAAACAAGGAACAACCACAGGTTCATTCAAAGAAAAAGATAATTTAACACCTGAACAAAAGGAATTAATCAAACTTAGAAAAGAACTTAAAATGCTTGAAATGGAAAATGATATTTTAAAGCAAGCGGCGCTGATATTCGGACGAAAAGGCAAGTAATTAAAGCCAACAAACATAAATATTCTATATCAGCGATGTGCCGAGTCCTTAAAATATCAAGACAAACTTACTATTATCAGGAAAAGAAGCCATTACTAGAAAGTGAACTAGAAGAAATTGTGGAAATGATTTTTCGCCAAAATAAAAAAGCTTATGGCGCTCGTAAAATAAAAAAAGCACTTAGTTTAGAAGGCATCATTCTCAGTAGAAGAAAAATTAGAAGGATTATGCGACACAGAAACCTCGTTTCTGTGTATACGAAAGCTTATTTTAAGGTGGTATCTTCTAATGTGAATGAGTCTAAAATAACCAATCAATTAAAACGTCATTTTAACTCCGTTATGCCATTAGAAAAAGTTGTCACCGATTTAACTTATGTCAAGGTTGGCAATCGTTGGCACTATGTCTGTTTAATTCTTGATTTATTTAATCGAGAAATCATTGGATTTAGTTGTGGGGCATCAAAAGATGCCGAATTAGTTAAACAGGCATTTTATACGATTCCGTACGCCTTAACAAACATTCAGTTGTTTCATACTGATAGAGGAAAAGAATTTGATAATCAAGTGATTGATACCATACTAAATACATTTAATATCAAGCGATCGTTGAGTAGAAAAGGAAATCCCTGGGATAATGCCGTCGCCGAGTCAACTTATAAATCCTTTAAAGCAGAGTTCGTTTATCCCAATCAGTTTGAGACACTAAAAGAATTATCTATGGCTCTTTATGACTATGTTCATTGGTGGAATCATTTCAGAATACACGGAGCATTGAATTATGTCACTCCGCTTAGTATCAGAGCTCAGAGATTAGCGATAGCTTCCCTTGAGGATGAGTCAAACTGTGATACGTGTGAGATAGCGGGTTGATTTTTATAAGTCAACACACCGCGAAAGAGTCACAGTTTGAGAGGCTCATGGTCAAGGGTAATCGGATAACAGTACCAATGTTTTGACACCTTATAATATTTGTCAAAAAAAGTGTTGCCATTCCAAAATGTTGAAAAGTGTTTGGGTGGGAAATGTTATTAATTTGGATAAGGCAAGCATCGGTTGTGGACGTCCACGACCCAAAAGGGAGCTTGTTAGGTGTTGCCTAAGACCAAGTAAAAAGACCAGGAGAAATGATCTTCCTTCAGAAGGTTTTCTCTTGGCCTCTTTTGTCATTTTGTCTCGATCGGAAGCCCCTAATTGATTTTGATTCCGTTAACTTTTTCATGTGAGGTAGAAAAAAGTTAACGAAGTACAGTGTGTCACTAAGAACTAAAAAGAAAGGGTCTGACGCTTAATTGGTTTATCCATTTTTGAAAAAATGAGTCATTCATAAACATATCTTTTATAAGACCGTGACCTTTTGCAAGCAAAGTCACATGGTCCCATGTGACGATAATTGTCAATCTCTTCTACCATGTTTTAGGTAGAGACCTTGGCAATAGTTGGGGTGGTCCCCAATCCCCTTTTTTATTTTTTAGTGCGTGCTGCTGACTTCAATTTCAAAATTATTTTGGTCAAAGAGGGATTGGGAAACTTCCCAAAATTTGAAAGAGAAATAGCAATGACCTATTTATTCTTCTGATTGAGAGATTCAATTCTTTTTCTAAGCTTATTTTCTTCTTCCGCAGACAAAGGTGTTTCGGTCACATTTTCATTTACCCAATCCGGTAAAGTTTCTTTTCTTTGATATTTTTTTTATATTTCTCATCAATCCACTCGCCAGTTTTTTCTTTTCGCCGATAGTAAAATTAAGCTAGACAACTAAAAAAATCATTTGTGATACACTCAAATTGTATTTCCGTCAAAAGAAAACAAGGAGAGCGACCACAAATGACTTATACACATCTTACTACAGACGAACTCGTTTTATTACCATCAATCTAAGAAAGTTGAATTTGTCGCTACCTCTTTAAGACGTTCAAGACAGACTATCTATAATGTTTATAACGCTTTAAAAGATGGCTTATCTATTTTTGATTACTACCAAAGGTACAAAACAAACAAGAAAAAATGTGGTAGACGTCCAATTACTTTATCTGATAATCAGAGAAAATATATTCAAAAGAAGGTAGTTCAAGGATGGACTCCTGACGTGATTATTGGTCGTGCTGAGGTTCCTATTTCTTGCTCTGTTCGTACTCTATACAGGTTATTTAAGCGTGGGCAATTTGATTCCACCATTTTACCAATGAAAGGTAAAAGAAAATCTAACGGTCATAAAGAGAAGCGAGGGAAACAAGCATTTAAAAAACTATCCATCAACGTAACAAAGAGTATGATAATTTTAAAGATGAATAGTGTCACCTTGAAGGTGACACTATTGTTGGAAAACATCATAAAAGTGCTGTTATTACACTTGTTGAACGATTATCAAAAGTGATTATTACATTAAAACCTAAAGGTAGACACGCGATTGATATTGAAACGCGCTTAAATAGCTGGTTGAAATCGATTCCTAACCATCTGTTGAAATCGATTACATTTGATTGTGGTAAAGAGTTCTCTAATTGGAAATCCATCAGCAACTCAAATGATATTGATATCTATTTTGCTGATCCTGGAACACCTTCACAACGAGCATTAAATGAAAATTCAAACGGTTTATTGCGTAAAGATGGTTTACATAAAAGAATGGATTTCAACGAAGTTGATGAAACTTTTATTCAAGCTATTACGTCAAAAAGAAACAATATACCTAGAAAATCATTAAACTATAAAACGCCACTGGAAGTATTTTTGAGTTATGTTGAAAATGATATTTTGTCTAGCTTAATTTGACAAATGAAAAACTTATAAAATAATCGATTTTTGCACAAAATTATAGAAGCTGCTTATATGGAAATTAATACTAAAAAATATGAAATTTTTTTCTTTTTTAAAATTATTTAAAAAAAATATTGAAATAAATTTCTTTTTTGATATAATGAAAGCGAATACTAAAGGAGGGATACAATGTTTGGGTTTTCAGTATTTCTAGGTACACCTATGACTGACGAAAAAGTAGCATATATAGAAAAAATGACTGAGCAAGGTTTCAATGGTATCTTTACTTCATTACACATTCCAGAGGATGATCCTCAACATTTACTTGAAAGGCTTCAAACATTAGGAGCTTTGGCACAAAAATCAAAGCTAAATTTAATGGTGGATATTTCCAATGATATTTCTGAACAGTTACAGTTGACTGAGTGGAACGATTATTTGATATTAAAGAATATGGGCGTGACAGGGTTAAGAATGGATTATGGTCTATCAGAGGATTTGATGGCAACATTAAGTCAGCATTTTTTAATTGGATTAAATGCGAGTACATTAAATCATGACGTATTGACTAAATTGACACAAGCAAAGATGAATTTTGATAATGTGGAGTATTGGCATAATTATTATCCGAGACCTGAAACGGGTTTGTCAAAACAAGCATTTATAGCAAAAAATCGTTGGTTAAAAGAATTTGGGGGGAAGGTCATAGCATTTACTCCAGGTGATGGAGTGCTAAGAGGTCCATTATATAGGGGATTACCAACACTAGAAAAACATCGCGGCACACACCCTTTAGCTAATAGCCTTGAGTTAATCAAAGAATGTTATGTTGATCAAGTCTATGTAGGGGATGAAGAGTTATCAACTGACACAGCTAAACAATTTTTCTTATACACTCATGACAATAAGATTGGTTTAAGGGTCAACTTGGTTAGTCAAGAATATAAAGAATTAGTCATTGGGACTCATAGTAATCGTTTAGATGAAGCAAGGGATGTTATTAGAAGTCAAGAGGCCCGATTCAAGACATTACCTAGAATTAAACAAATTAATACTATTGCTCGAAATAAAGGTGCAGTCACATTAGATAATTATTTGTATGGACGTTACAGTGGAGAATTACAGGTAGTCAAAACACCATTAACGGCATCTTCAAAAGTTAATGTCATGGGACATGTATTTAATAATGATGTCGCACTAATTGATTGGATTACTTCGGGTGTGACTTATGAACTTATAGAAGGAGAGATTTAGATGGAATTATCACATTTAGCAACAGAAACAAGAAATCAAAAAACCATTGATTTAGATAGCTTATCAACAAGCCAGATATTAGAAATAATGAATGAGGAAGATTCGACTGTTCCTTTAGCAATTAAACAAGAACTAAGTGACGTAGAGGCAGCTGTGACAACTGTAATAAATAGTTTTAACAATGGTGGACGATTAATTTACATTGGAGCTGGAACTAGTGGTAGATTAGGAATTCTTGATGCTGTAGAGTGTGTGCCAACTTTTGGTACATCACCAGAATTAGTCCAAGGCTTAATTGCTGGTGGTGAAAAAGCACTAATTGAAGCGGTTGAGGGAGCGGAGGACTCTGAAGAACTAGCAGTAACTGATTTAAAAGTTTGCGAGTTGACAAAAGAGGATGTTGTTATTGGTATTGCTGCAAGTGGTAGAACACCATATGTTATTGGAGGGTTAAAATATGCCAACCAAGTTGGAGCGGCAACCGTAGCTATTTCTTGTAATAAAGAATCTGAAATTGGGAAGAATGCGCAGATTAAGATAGAAGTGGAAGTTGGACCAGAAATTTTAACAGGCTCAACACGTCTGAAGTCTGGAACAGCACAAAAACTAGTTTTGAACATGATTTCAACTGCGTCAATGATTGGTATCGGTAAAGTATACAAAAATTTGATGGTCGATGTTCAGTCAACTAATTTAAAATTAATTGAACGGTCTAAAAAAATTGTTATGGATGCAACGGATTGTGACTATGAAACGGCTGAAGAGTTCCTTGGGAAATCTGGAGGTGATGTCAAATTAGCAATCGTCATGTTATTAACAGGATTAGAAAATGAACAGGCACAACAAAAATTGGTAAAAAACAAAGGATTTGTTAGAAAAACAATTCAATAGGAGGAAAAAAAATGTCAGATAAAATTACAGCAATCGCAAATGGAATATATGATAATGTTGGTGGTATACAGAATGTCAAAAAGATTGTCCATTGTATGACTCGAGTACGAATGGAGATTAAAGACTATTCTAAAGTAAATATTACAGAACTGAAAGCAGTCCAAGGCGTGATGGGTGTTGTTGAAGACGATACACTTCAAGTGGTTGTTGGTCCAGGAACTGTGAATAAAGTGGCACAAAAAATGGTCGACATGGCTGGTGTTAAGTTAGGTGAACCGATGAACGTGACATCTGGTAAAGAAAAAGTCGAAGAGTTAGCAGCCAAAACTAAAGCAGATGTTAAAAAGAAAAATCAAAAACCATGGTCTAAAATATTGAAGTCGATTTCTAATATATTTGTTCCTTTAATCCCAGCTTTTGTTGGAGCCGGAATTATTGGTGGGATTGCTTCTGTTCTTGGTAATATGATGACAGCAGGTCAAATCAGTGGAGACCACTGGGCGACTATAATTATGGTGATGAAAATTGTTCAAAGTGGTGTATTTGCTTACTTGAATATCTATGTTGGTATCAATAGTGCAAATGAATTTGGTGCATCACCAAGTTTAGGTGGAGTGATTGGTGGGATTATTATGCTAACCGGTGTAACCCCTGAATCCCCTCTACCAAATATTATTACAGGTGGTAATTTAAGTCCGAATCAAGGTGGAATTATTGGTGTTATCTTTGCGGTTTTCTTAATGTCTATTATTGAAAAAAAATTAAGACAAGTTATGCCAGAGTCAATTGATATTATTGTGACTCCTACAATTGTTTTACTAATCATGAGTTTGGTCACTATTTTCCTTATTATGCCAGTTGCAGGTGCAATTTCTAATAGTTTAGTTGGATTTATTAATTGGATTTTAGATGTGGGTGGTATCTTTGCAGGATTCCTGTTAGGTGCACTATTTTTACCGATGGTTATGTTTGGATTACATCAAATATTGACACCAATCCATTTAGATATGATAACAAATACTGGTGTCACTGAACTTCTTCCAATCCTAGCAATGGCAGGAGCAGGTCAAGTTGGAGCAGCGATTGCTTTATGGACAAGATGTCGTAAAAATACAACATTAGTTGAATTAATTAAAGGTGCTTTGCCAGTTGGTGTGTTAGGAATTGGTGAACCATTAATTTATGGTGTAACGCTTCCTTTAGGTAGACCGTTTATCACAGCTTGTATAGGTGGTGGTATCGGTGGTGCCGTGATTGGGATGTTTGGAAATGTTGGAGCGACATCGATTGGGCCTAGTGGTGTGGCATTAATCCCGCTTATTAATAATGGACATATTTTACAATACGTCATTGGATTACTTGCAGGTTATGCGGGTGGATTTGTAGCTACTTATTTCTTTGGTACAACTGAAGCAATGAGAAAAGGCCAAATCTAATGACTGTAAAAGCTTTTATAGTTGATTTGGACGATGTTATTGTTGCTTCCAAAATCTAATATAAAAACAGACGAAGCAAATTTTTTAAACATCATAGTTTAATAGTTTCTGAGAATTTCCAAAAGAACACGGTTGGATTAAATCCTACGAAGATGTTCCAGTTACTTTTCCCATATGACCAACAAAAGGTGGCAGACTTATTGTCAGAATATAAAAAATTTATTCAAGAGTATGAGATTGATTATCAAAAAATAATAAATCTAGAAATTGTCCAATTATTATAGACATTAGCATAATAGCATTGACGAGTAGCGTTGGCGTCTTCAGGTGGCTTGAGTCAAATAAACTAGGTATTAGAT containing:
- the murQ gene encoding N-acetylmuramic acid 6-phosphate etherase; translated protein: MELSHLATETRNQKTIDLDSLSTSQILEIMNEEDSTVPLAIKQELSDVEAAVTTVINSFNNGGRLIYIGAGTSGRLGILDAVECVPTFGTSPELVQGLIAGGEKALIEAVEGAEDSEELAVTDLKVCELTKEDVVIGIAASGRTPYVIGGLKYANQVGAATVAISCNKESEIGKNAQIKIEVEVGPEILTGSTRLKSGTAQKLVLNMISTASMIGIGKVYKNLMVDVQSTNLKLIERSKKIVMDATDCDYETAEEFLGKSGGDVKLAIVMLLTGLENEQAQQKLVKNKGFVRKTIQ
- a CDS encoding IS3 family transposase (programmed frameshift); this encodes MLERKPRRTFTKEFKQQMVDLYQSGKPRIDIIRDYELTPSTFDRWVKQGTTTGSFKEKDNLTPEQKELIKLRKELKMLEMENDILKQAALIFGPKRQVIKANKHKYSISAMCRVLKISRQTYYYQEKKPLLESELEEIVEMIFRQNKKAYGARKIKKALSLEGIILSRRKIRRIMRHRNLVSVYTKAYFKVVSSNVNESKITNQLKRHFNSVMPLEKVVTDLTYVKVGNRWHYVCLILDLFNREIIGFSCGASKDAELVKQAFYTIPYALTNIQLFHTDRGKEFDNQVIDTILNTFNIKRSLSRKGNPWDNAVAESTYKSFKAEFVYPNQFETLKELSMALYDYVHWWNHFRIHGALNYVTPLSIRAQRLAIASLEDESNCDTCEIAG
- a CDS encoding DUF871 domain-containing protein, whose protein sequence is MFGFSVFLGTPMTDEKVAYIEKMTEQGFNGIFTSLHIPEDDPQHLLERLQTLGALAQKSKLNLMVDISNDISEQLQLTEWNDYLILKNMGVTGLRMDYGLSEDLMATLSQHFLIGLNASTLNHDVLTKLTQAKMNFDNVEYWHNYYPRPETGLSKQAFIAKNRWLKEFGGKVIAFTPGDGVLRGPLYRGLPTLEKHRGTHPLANSLELIKECYVDQVYVGDEELSTDTAKQFFLYTHDNKIGLRVNLVSQEYKELVIGTHSNRLDEARDVIRSQEARFKTLPRIKQINTIARNKGAVTLDNYLYGRYSGELQVVKTPLTASSKVNVMGHVFNNDVALIDWITSGVTYELIEGEI
- a CDS encoding pyruvate, water dikinase regulatory protein, whose amino-acid sequence is MNTLQERREKKLTLFVISDSIGETAQRVIHAVLAQFPSLEDYDIQTFPFIDSAESLGGILRDALKEKAVVITTLVSQELTEVCQEFCERTGLEWLDYMTPLLSVVAKRTHLTPSYESGSQYRLNQDYFKRVEAMEFAVRYDDGKEAKGFLKADIVILGVSRTSKTPLSMYLANKSYKVANLPLIPEVSLPKEIDELEGKVVIGLTANANYLMSVRQSRLASLGLQGTSSYVELERIKAELAYARDVFEKTGAYVIDVTNQSIEETAQQIMTYATSQQLKLKA
- a CDS encoding PTS transporter subunit EIIC, with translation MSDKITAIANGIYDNVGGIQNVKKIVHCMTRVRMEIKDYSKVNITELKAVQGVMGVVEDDTLQVVVGPGTVNKVAQKMVDMAGVKLGEPMNVTSGKEKVEELAAKTKADVKKKNQKPWSKILKSISNIFVPLIPAFVGAGIIGGIASVLGNMMTAGQISGDHWATIIMVMKIVQSGVFAYLNIYVGINSANEFGASPSLGGVIGGIIMLTGVTPESPLPNIITGGNLSPNQGGIIGVIFAVFLMSIIEKKLRQVMPESIDIIVTPTIVLLIMSLVTIFLIMPVAGAISNSLVGFINWILDVGGIFAGFLLGALFLPMVMFGLHQILTPIHLDMITNTGVTELLPILAMAGAGQVGAAIALWTRCRKNTTLVELIKGALPVGVLGIGEPLIYGVTLPLGRPFITACIGGGIGGAVIGMFGNVGATSIGPSGVALIPLINNGHILQYVIGLLAGYAGGFVATYFFGTTEAMRKGQI